A part of Rosettibacter firmus genomic DNA contains:
- a CDS encoding NifU family protein, with the protein MLFIEDVDLTPNPQALKFILNEKLLQKEARNFSSKEEAQKDPLAKGIFEIPGVVSVFYMDKFITIEKEPSAQWAQIQRPLVDFIKKFDKSLIPPESETFQISKEEETELLKKINEVIDTRVRPALAGDGGGLEIRGLEGYTLKIRYQGACGSCPSSIRGTLIAIENLLKREVNPAIEVVSD; encoded by the coding sequence ATGTTATTCATTGAAGACGTTGATTTGACTCCCAATCCACAGGCACTAAAATTTATACTTAATGAAAAGTTATTACAAAAAGAAGCAAGAAATTTTTCCAGTAAAGAAGAAGCTCAAAAAGATCCTCTTGCAAAAGGAATATTTGAAATTCCAGGAGTAGTTTCTGTTTTTTATATGGACAAATTTATCACTATTGAAAAAGAGCCATCTGCACAATGGGCACAGATACAACGCCCACTTGTAGATTTCATAAAAAAATTTGATAAATCATTGATTCCACCTGAAAGCGAAACATTTCAAATAAGCAAAGAAGAAGAAACTGAATTACTTAAAAAAATTAATGAAGTTATTGATACTCGAGTTCGACCTGCACTGGCAGGTGATGGTGGTGGTCTCGAAATTAGAGGTCTGGAAGGTTATACATTAAAAATTAGATATCAAGGTGCATGTGGAAGTTGTCCGAGTTCTATAAGAGGTACATTAATTGCGATTGAAAACCTACTTAAAAGAGAAGTAAATCCCGCCATAGAAGTAGTGTCGGACTAA